The Polyodon spathula isolate WHYD16114869_AA chromosome 13, ASM1765450v1, whole genome shotgun sequence genome includes a region encoding these proteins:
- the LOC121326065 gene encoding potassium voltage-gated channel subfamily G member 4-like: MPIISGTNDQDFSNLSLSNDSSLNQIITSTPETQTIKGVYYKRAQRIYNQDQLYTIDQKKQILINVGGNKYTIPWNALDEFPLTRLGRLKFCNSYDEIIQVCDDYDKKTNEFFFDRNPSAFRNILNFLAAGKLRLLREMCALSFYEEMTYWGLEVTNMERCCKRKLYTRLEDVAGIKRKEEARRYKKKEHVLVESTRSGIYMNKLRNMVENPQSGLPGKVFACLSIFFVATTVISLCISTMPDFREEEERGECSQKCFYIFIVETVCVGWFSLEFVLRFIQARSKLDFIQGPLNIIDGMAILPYYVSLVVGDEQETKDRPGGKGYLEKVSLVLRLLRGLRILYVMRLARHSLGLQTLGLTVRRSIREFGLLLLFLCVAVTLYSPLVFLAESEMTKGQDFTSIPASYWWAIISMTTVGYGDMVPRSIAGQVVALSSILSGILIMAFPATSIFHMFSRSYIDLKVEQERLLKEERCEAKNEMFNEADSLESDESDSLVEYNSIGERN; encoded by the exons ATGCCCATTATCTCTGGAACCAACGACCAGGACTTTAGCAACCTGAGCCTGAGCAACGATAGCAGCCTTAACCAGATAATCACCAGCACCCCGGAGACCCAAACTATCAAGGGGGTCTACTACAAAAGAGCCCAGAGAATATACAACCAGGACCAGCTGTACACCATCGACCAGAAGAAACAGATCCTCATCAACGTGGGAGGAAACAAATACACCATCCCCTGGAACGCCTTGGACGAGTTTCCGCTTACAAGACTGGGAAGGCTGAAGTTCTGCAACAGCTACGACGAGATCATCCAAGTGTGCGACGACTACGACAAGAAAACCAACGAGTTCTTCTTCGACCGGAACCCCTCTGCCTTCAGGAACATTTTGAACTTCCTGGCAGCCGGGAAGCTGCGACTCCTGCGTGAAATGTGTGCCTTGTCCTTCTATGAGGAGATGACCTACTGGGGCCTGGAGGTGACCAACATGGAGCGCTGCTGCAAGAGGAAGCTCTACACAAGGCTAGAGGACGTGGCTGGGATCAAGAGGAAGGAGGAGGCTCGGAGGTACAAGAAGAAGGAGCACGTCCTGGTGGAATCCACCAGATCTGGGATTTATATGAACAAGCTGAGGAACATGGTGGAGAACCCTCAGTCTGGTCTCCCGGGGAAGGTGTTTGCTTGCCTTTCCATCTTTTTTGTAGCCACCACAGTTATAAGCCTTTGCATCAGCACCATGCCGGACTtcagagaagaggaggagagg GGCGAATGTTCTCAGAAGTGCTTCTACATATTCATCGTGGAGACGGTCTGTGTGGGCTGGTTCTCCCTGGAATTTGTTCTCCGCTTCATTCAGGCCAGGAGCAAGCTGGATTTCATTCAAGGGCCGCTGAACATCATTGACGGCATGGCCATCTTGCCCTACTACGTCTCCCTGGTAGTGGGGGACGAGCAGGAGACAAAGGACAGGCCCGGAGGGAAGGGCTACCTGGAGAAGGTGAGTCTGGTGCTGAGACTCCTTCGGGGGTTGAGGATTTTGTATGTCATGAGGCTGGCCCGACACTCCCTGGGACTGCAGACCCTGGGCCTGACCGTGAGGCGCAGCATAAGGGAATTTGGGCTGCTGCTGCTCTTCCTATGTGTGGCCGTCACTCTCTACTCCCCCTTGGTGTTCCTGGCAGAGAGTGAGATGACCAAGGGGCAAGACTTCACCAGCATCCCAGCTTCCTATTGGTGGGCCATCATCTCCATGACAACGGTTGGTTACGGGGATATGGTTCCAAGGAGTATTGCGGGCCAGGTGGTGGCGCTAAGCAGCATTTTGAGTGGGATTTTAATCATGGCGTTTCCTGCCACCTCTATCTTCCACATGTTCTCCAGATCATACATTGACCTGAAGGTGGAGCAGGAGAGGTTATTGAAGGAAGAGAGATGCGAGGCGAAGAATGAAATGTTTAATGAGGCAGATAGTTTAGAGTCTGATGAATCAGACTCCCTGGTGGAATACAACAGTATTGGGGAAAGAAACTGA